One part of the Plasmodium berghei ANKA genome assembly, chromosome: 2 genome encodes these proteins:
- a CDS encoding mRNA (N6-adenosine)-methyltransferase, putative, translated as MSLAREKYLKRKRELLESINIIDSNLEDKKDGRSKERIGENKNDPQKDKKRKHDERQKYPENNKRDYEQNKSPKISESTGNSNKNYDSFKKIEKNKTKHSTHHDRNEHSSFSNTNRDASGLNIRENKYSHNNNLGMKPPSNVNKSGNKLSTLNYRTSSNVSDGHMKREITPNGQVNYRGNNNLSSLSNSSNNNAQLDARYKNPLKDIPNLKNIEIYDSSILLLFTCKILLEMCEIDGWKSNNAKKISITSVEILREIKSRNRKNIKFLKINILNNVLIHMTKNKSSEKRDYGKGDASDVVCEKYKEIKLEGSCIDIENVGINIIIKTVYINNIKKLLLRYLHKFSTTNNSTMNPKFSKNMTRVEKDEIHRLGNNSNEYNINNSNMDVYNNNNLFGQREASYNSLNVENDNNKNVGAQQYLPEQYPNAGREIMHITNNIVSGDEHIERGSKINYLENLLNEPTAKEKKIKEETTNILSILEAPTVIEELRIKKFQKKSDSVKIICQHLTKKTCQKNNKECDKIHFKKIISDHTDISLGDCSYLDTCRHIETCKFVHYCVDKDDKMIMNEKNEMNKEQISKKKNNYKNTESFYKIKYDDNHTYEPQWIRCDLRNFDLSIFNQYVSVVMADPPWDIHMDLPYGTMTDNEMKHLPVQLIQDEGMIFLWVTGRAMELARECLQIWGYKRVEEILWVKTNHLQRIIRTGRTGHWLNHSKEHCLVGIKGNPVINRNIDCNVIVSEVRETSRKPDEIYTLIERLCPQNLKIELFGRPHNIRRNWITLGNQLNGVVLHHPQIKERYNKVAPKFNMPLCED; from the coding sequence ATGTCCTTAGCTAGAGAAAAATATCTTAAACGAAAAAGGGAATTGCTTGaaagtataaatataattgacAGCAATTTAGAAGATAAAAAAGATGGTCGATCGAAGGAAAGAATTggtgaaaataaaaatgatccACAAAAAGATAAGAAACGAAAACATGATGAGAGACAAAAATATCCtgaaaataacaaaagaGATTATGAACAGAACAAGAGCCCAAAAATTAGTGAATCGACTGGGAATAGTAATAAGAATTATGatagttttaaaaaaatagaaaaaaataaaacaaaacatAGTACTCACCATGATAGAAATGAACATAGTTCATTTAGCAACACAAATCGAGATGCTTCAGGATTAAATATCcgagaaaataaatactcTCACAATAATAATCTTGGAATGAAGCCACCGTCTAATGTGAACAAAAGTGGTAACAAATTATCTACTTTGAATTATAGAACGTCAAGCAATGTTTCAGATGGTCATATGAAAAGGGAAATTACTCCAAATGGCCAAGTAAATTACAGAGGTAACAATAATTTAAGTAGCCTAAGTAATAGTTCTAATAACAATGCTCAATTAGATGCAAGATATAAGAACCCATTAAAAGATATtccaaatttaaaaaacatcGAAATATACGATAGTTcgattttgttattatttacgTGCAAGATTTTGCTAGAAATGTGTGAAATAGATGGATGGAAGTCTAATAATGCAAAGAAAATCTCCATTACATCTGTGGAAATTTTGAGAGAAATAAAATCTAGAAACcgtaaaaatataaaatttttaaaaataaatattttaaataacgTTTTAATTCACATGACCAAAAACAAAAGTAGCGAAAAACGTGATTATGGAAAAGGGGATGCATCAGATGTAGTGTGCGAAAAATATAAGGAAATAAAACTAGAAGGTTCGTGCATAGATATAGAAAACGTaggaataaatattattataaaaactgtatatataaataatatcaaaaaGCTGCTTCTTAGATATTTGCACAAATTTAGCACTACTAATAATTCTACAATGAACCccaaattttcaaaaaatatgaccAGAGTGgaaaaagatgaaataCATAGATTAggaaataattcaaatgaatacaatattaataatagtaatatgGATGTTTATAATAACAACAATTTGTTTGGCCAAAGGGAAGCCTCATATAATTCTTTAAATGtggaaaatgataataacaaaaatgttGGAGCACAACAATATTTACCAGAACAATATCCAAACGCAGGGAGAGAAATTATGCATATcactaataatattgttaGTGGAGATGAGCATATCGAAAGAGgaagtaaaataaattaccTGGAAAATTTACTAAACGAACCTACGgcaaaagaaaaaaagataaaagaAGAGACAACAAACATTTTATCTATTTTAGAAGCACCAACAGTAATTGAAGAGTTGAGAATAAAgaaatttcaaaaaaaaagtgattctgtaaaaataatatgtcAACATTTGACAAAGAAAACAtgtcaaaaaaataataaagaatgtgataaaattcattttaaaaaaataatttctgATCATACAGATATATCATTGGGTGATTGTTCTTATTTAGATACTTGTAGACATATTGAAACATGCAAATTTGTTCACTATTGTGTTGATAAGGACGataaaatgataatgaatGAAAAGAATGAAATGAATAAAGAACAaattagtaaaaaaaaaaacaattataaaaatacagaaagtttttataaaataaaatacgaTGACAATCATACATATGAGCCACAATGGATAAGATGCGATTTGCGAAATTTTGATTTAAGTATATTTAATCAATATGTTAGTGTAGTAATGGCAGATCCGCCATGGGATATACATATGGACTTACCTTATGGTACTATGACAGATAATGAAATGAAGCATTTACCTGTACAGCTAATACAAGATGAAGgaatgatatttttatggGTTACAGGGCGAGCAATGGAATTAGCTAGAGAATGTTTACAAATATGGGGATATAAACGAGTAGAAGAAATATTATGGGTTAAAACAAATCATTTACAAAGAATTATTAGAACTGGTAGAACAGGACATTGGTTAAATCATTCAAAAGAACATTGTTTAGTAGGAATAAAAGGAAATCCAGTGATTAATAGAAATATAGATTGTAATGTTATTGTATCTGAAGTCAGAGAAACATCTAGAAAACCTGATGAAATTTATACATTAATAGAAAGGTTATGCCCccaaaatttaaaaatagaaCTATTTGGAAGGCCTCATAATATTAGGCGTAATTGGATAACCCTAGGGAATCAGCTTAACGGTGTTGTGTTGCACCATCCTCAGATAAAAGAACGATATAACAAGGTGGCACCAAAATTTAATATGCCTCTGTGTGAAGATTGA